One window of Candidatus Mycobacterium wuenschmannii genomic DNA carries:
- a CDS encoding TetR/AcrR family transcriptional regulator — protein MRARFTVGEIADHALAIVDRDGLGGLSMRTLARALGTGPMTLYNYVEDRGQLEALVAEAVIAGVELPEPSHDWAEDVRAVATAIWEAVRRHPNVVPLVLTRRTMSATSYAPAERLVEALTRGGLEGVDLLAAFRAVLALVMGSAQVELAGPLAGPHRDVEQAAVAATIGRLAGDEHPRLATLAQTSQRSTAIDDFRRALDMLLAGVGNR, from the coding sequence GTGCGGGCTCGGTTCACCGTCGGGGAGATCGCGGACCACGCCTTGGCGATTGTCGATCGCGACGGCTTGGGCGGGTTGAGCATGCGGACCCTGGCCCGCGCGCTGGGCACCGGGCCGATGACGCTCTACAACTACGTCGAGGATCGCGGCCAACTCGAGGCGCTGGTCGCGGAGGCGGTCATCGCCGGGGTGGAACTGCCTGAGCCGTCGCACGATTGGGCCGAGGACGTGCGCGCCGTCGCGACCGCCATCTGGGAGGCCGTGCGCCGGCACCCCAACGTCGTGCCGCTGGTGCTGACCCGGCGAACGATGTCGGCGACGAGTTATGCGCCGGCGGAGCGACTGGTCGAGGCGCTGACCCGCGGTGGGCTCGAGGGCGTCGACCTGCTGGCGGCCTTCCGCGCGGTCCTTGCGCTGGTCATGGGCAGCGCCCAGGTGGAGTTGGCCGGCCCGCTGGCCGGGCCGCATCGCGACGTCGAACAGGCGGCGGTGGCGGCGACGATCGGCCGGCTCGCCGGCGACGAGCACCCACGGCTGGCAACGCTCGCGCAGACCAGTCAGCGGTCCACCGCGATCGACGACTTCCGTCGCGCCCTCGACATGCTGCTGGCGGGCGTGGGGAACCGCTAA
- the era gene encoding GTPase Era → MTEFHSGFVCFVGRPNTGKSTLTNALVGSKVAITSNRPQTTRHTIRGIVHRDDFQIILVDTPGLHRPRTLLGKRLNDLVRDTYSEVDAIGLCIPADEAIGPGDRWIVEQIRSTAPRTTLVAIVTKIDTVSKDKLAAQLFAVSELVGAAAEVVPVSATTGEQVDVLTSVLAAALPEGPPYYPDGELTDEPEETLMAEFIREAALEGVRDELPHSLAVVIDEVIPREGRDDLIDVHALLYVERDSQKGIVIGKGGARLREVGTVARGQIEKLLGTKVYLELRVKVAKNWQRDPKQLGRLGF, encoded by the coding sequence GTGACTGAATTCCATTCCGGCTTCGTCTGTTTCGTCGGCCGGCCCAACACCGGCAAGTCCACGCTGACCAATGCTCTCGTCGGGTCGAAGGTGGCGATCACCTCGAACCGTCCGCAAACCACCCGGCACACCATCCGCGGCATCGTGCACCGCGACGACTTCCAGATCATCCTGGTCGACACCCCGGGGCTGCACAGGCCGCGCACCCTGCTCGGCAAGCGGCTCAACGACCTGGTCCGCGACACCTACAGCGAGGTCGACGCGATCGGCTTGTGCATTCCGGCCGACGAGGCGATCGGCCCGGGGGACCGCTGGATCGTCGAGCAGATCCGATCTACCGCTCCCCGAACGACATTGGTGGCGATCGTCACCAAGATCGACACGGTTTCCAAGGACAAGCTGGCCGCGCAGTTGTTCGCGGTCAGCGAGCTGGTGGGCGCCGCCGCCGAGGTCGTCCCGGTCTCCGCGACCACCGGTGAACAGGTCGACGTGTTGACCAGCGTGCTGGCCGCCGCGCTGCCCGAAGGCCCGCCGTACTACCCGGACGGCGAACTCACCGACGAGCCCGAGGAAACCCTGATGGCCGAGTTCATCCGGGAGGCCGCCCTGGAAGGCGTGCGCGACGAACTACCGCACTCGCTGGCCGTGGTGATCGACGAGGTCATTCCGCGTGAGGGACGCGACGATCTGATTGACGTGCATGCCCTGCTCTACGTCGAGCGGGACAGCCAGAAGGGCATCGTGATCGGCAAGGGCGGAGCCCGGTTGCGGGAAGTGGGCACCGTCGCCCGCGGCCAGATCGAGAAGCTGCTCGGCACCAAGGTGTACCTGGAGCTGCGGGTCAAGGTCGCCAAGAACTGGCAACGCGACCCGAAACAGCTTGGGCGACTCGGCTTTTAG
- a CDS encoding amidase — protein sequence MSNSHDRRFPTLTDQLYQLASGEVTSDELVRRSLRAIEASQSTLNAFRVVLTESALADAAAADRRRADGDDLPLLGVPIAVKDDTDIAGVATYFGTSGYVAPATQDAEVVRRLKAAGAVIVGKTNTCELGQWPFTSGPGFGHTRNPWSRRHTPGGSSGGSAAAVAAGLVTAAIGSDGAGSVRIPAAWNHLVGIKPQRGRISTWPLREAFNGITVNGVLARTVADAALVLDAASGNVEGDLHKPPPVTVSDHVGIAPGSLRIALSTRFPFTAFPARLDPEIESALDSVGDQLGLLGHTVVDGNPDYGLRLSWNFLSRSTSGLLDWAERLGDGVEFDHRTLSNMRMGRLLSQQILRAARASEAANQRRVGSIFRIVDVVVAPTTALPPPRVDAFDKLGGFGTDRAMIAACPVTWPWNVLGWPSINVPAGFTSEGLPIGVQLMGPANSEPLLVSLAAELEALGGWAAKQPAVWWDAETEAVSS from the coding sequence ATGAGTAACTCCCACGATCGCCGCTTTCCCACGCTGACCGACCAGCTGTACCAGTTGGCCAGCGGCGAAGTGACCTCTGACGAGCTGGTACGCCGGTCGCTGCGCGCCATCGAAGCGAGTCAGTCGACGCTGAACGCCTTTCGCGTGGTGCTCACCGAATCGGCGCTGGCCGACGCCGCGGCGGCCGACCGGCGACGCGCCGACGGCGACGACTTGCCGTTGCTGGGCGTGCCGATCGCGGTCAAGGACGACACTGACATAGCGGGCGTCGCCACCTACTTCGGCACGTCTGGCTATGTCGCGCCTGCGACCCAGGACGCCGAGGTGGTGCGACGGCTCAAAGCCGCGGGCGCGGTGATCGTCGGCAAGACCAACACCTGCGAGTTGGGTCAGTGGCCGTTCACCAGCGGCCCGGGCTTTGGCCATACCCGCAATCCGTGGTCACGGCGGCACACACCGGGCGGCTCGTCGGGCGGCAGCGCTGCCGCCGTGGCCGCCGGTCTGGTGACCGCCGCGATCGGCTCCGACGGCGCGGGCAGTGTGCGCATTCCGGCGGCGTGGAACCATCTCGTCGGCATCAAGCCCCAGCGTGGTCGCATCTCGACGTGGCCGCTACGCGAGGCGTTCAACGGCATCACGGTCAACGGTGTGCTGGCCCGCACGGTCGCCGACGCGGCCCTGGTGCTCGACGCCGCGTCCGGCAACGTCGAGGGCGATCTGCACAAGCCGCCACCGGTGACGGTGTCCGACCACGTCGGCATCGCGCCTGGTTCCCTCCGCATCGCGTTGTCGACCCGCTTTCCGTTCACCGCGTTTCCGGCGCGGCTGGACCCGGAGATCGAGTCGGCCCTGGACTCGGTCGGCGATCAGCTCGGGCTGCTGGGCCACACCGTGGTCGACGGCAATCCCGACTACGGGTTGCGGTTGTCGTGGAACTTCTTGTCGCGCTCCACTTCCGGACTGCTGGACTGGGCCGAGCGGCTGGGTGATGGCGTCGAATTCGACCACCGGACGCTGTCCAACATGCGGATGGGCCGGCTGCTGTCGCAGCAGATCCTGCGCGCCGCGCGGGCAAGCGAGGCCGCCAACCAGCGCCGGGTGGGCTCGATCTTCCGCATCGTCGACGTGGTGGTGGCGCCGACGACCGCGCTGCCTCCCCCACGCGTGGACGCCTTCGACAAGCTCGGCGGCTTCGGCACCGACCGCGCGATGATTGCCGCCTGCCCGGTGACGTGGCCGTGGAACGTGTTGGGCTGGCCGTCGATCAACGTGCCGGCGGGCTTCACCTCCGAGGGCCTGCCGATCGGCGTGCAGCTGATGGGACCGGCCAACAGCGAACCGCTGCTGGTGTCGCTGGCCGCCGAACTCGAGGCGCTCGGCGGCTGGGCGGCCAAGCAGCCCGCCGTCTGGTGGGACGCCGAGACCGAAGCGGTAAGCAGCTAA
- a CDS encoding maleylpyruvate isomerase family mycothiol-dependent enzyme — protein sequence MSTTRERLRDNDLRFLEVARALSDRDWSRQSLCAEWSNRDVLGHLIVGCQVSPGTLAADLIRHRGSFDRCNAALARGVAARRSPAALIDDFAALIEQPRGIGRVFPPRLLLGDHVIHELDILLPLGLEPTVGPEALTEVLETQVRVPNPFVPAAARARGLALHATDVDWRHGHGGPSVAGAAAHLASVLAGRPWALARLSGDGVAALRKRL from the coding sequence ATGTCGACCACGCGTGAAAGGCTGCGTGACAACGACCTTCGGTTCCTCGAGGTCGCCCGCGCGTTGTCGGATCGCGACTGGTCGCGCCAGAGCCTGTGCGCCGAATGGAGCAACCGCGACGTGCTGGGCCATCTGATCGTGGGCTGTCAGGTGTCACCCGGCACGCTCGCCGCAGACCTGATCAGGCACCGCGGCTCGTTCGACCGCTGCAACGCCGCGCTGGCCCGCGGTGTGGCCGCGCGACGGTCACCGGCGGCACTGATCGACGACTTCGCCGCGTTGATCGAGCAACCACGCGGAATCGGCCGGGTGTTTCCGCCGCGACTGTTGCTCGGCGACCACGTGATCCACGAGCTGGACATCCTGTTGCCGCTCGGACTGGAGCCCACCGTCGGCCCGGAAGCGCTCACCGAGGTCCTGGAAACCCAAGTGCGCGTGCCCAATCCGTTCGTGCCCGCGGCGGCGCGCGCCCGCGGTCTCGCGCTGCACGCCACCGACGTGGATTGGCGCCATGGACACGGCGGACCCAGCGTGGCCGGCGCCGCCGCCCACCTGGCGTCCGTGTTGGCCGGTCGGCCGTGGGCACTCGCCCGGCTCAGTGGCGACGGCGTCGCTGCCCTGCGGAAGCGGTTGTGA
- a CDS encoding PhoH family protein, which translates to MTPRETNAAGPSTSSVRSSIDVPPDLVMGLLGSADGNLRALERLLAADLHVRGNAVTITGQPADVALGERVVSELVAIVAGGQALTPEGVRHSVAMLVGTGNESPAEVLTLDILSRRGKTIRPKTLNQKRYVDAIDDHTIVFGIGPAGTGKTYLAMAKAVNALQTKQVTRIILTRPAVEAGERLGFLPGTLSEKIDPYLRPLYDALHDMMDPDLIPKLMQSGIIEVAPLAYMRGRTLNDAFIILDEAQNTTAEQMKMFLTRLGFGSKIVVTGDITQVDLPGNSRSGLRAAVDILDGIDDIHISELTSADVVRHRLVGEIVDAYARHEQPGLTMNRAARRGTGRR; encoded by the coding sequence GTGACGCCCCGCGAAACCAACGCTGCCGGCCCGTCCACGTCCTCGGTTCGCAGCAGCATCGACGTTCCGCCCGACCTCGTCATGGGCCTGCTCGGCTCGGCCGACGGCAACCTGCGCGCCCTCGAACGCCTCCTCGCCGCCGACCTGCACGTGCGAGGCAACGCGGTGACCATCACCGGTCAGCCCGCCGACGTCGCCCTCGGCGAACGCGTGGTCTCCGAGCTCGTCGCGATCGTCGCCGGCGGCCAAGCGCTCACCCCGGAGGGCGTGCGGCACAGCGTCGCCATGCTCGTCGGCACCGGCAACGAGTCGCCGGCGGAAGTGCTGACGCTGGACATCCTGTCGCGCCGCGGCAAGACGATCCGGCCCAAGACGCTCAACCAGAAGCGCTACGTCGACGCGATCGACGACCACACCATCGTGTTCGGCATCGGCCCCGCCGGCACCGGCAAGACCTACCTGGCGATGGCGAAGGCCGTCAACGCGCTGCAGACCAAGCAGGTCACCCGCATCATCTTGACCCGGCCGGCCGTAGAAGCCGGTGAGCGCCTTGGCTTTCTGCCCGGGACGCTGAGCGAGAAGATCGACCCGTACCTGCGTCCGCTCTACGACGCGCTACACGACATGATGGACCCGGACCTGATTCCGAAGCTGATGCAGTCGGGCATCATCGAGGTCGCGCCGCTGGCGTACATGCGAGGTAGAACGTTGAATGACGCGTTCATCATTCTCGACGAGGCACAGAACACGACCGCCGAGCAGATGAAGATGTTCCTCACCCGGCTCGGGTTCGGCTCGAAAATCGTTGTCACCGGCGACATTACGCAGGTCGACCTGCCGGGCAACAGCCGTTCGGGCCTGCGCGCCGCGGTCGACATCCTCGACGGCATCGACGACATCCACATCTCGGAGTTGACCAGCGCCGACGTGGTGCGGCATCGGTTGGTCGGCGAGATCGTCGACGCCTACGCGCGTCACGAACAGCCCGGGTTGACGATGAACCGGGCCGCGCGGCGCGGCACCGGCCGCCGGTGA
- a CDS encoding 16S rRNA (uracil(1498)-N(3))-methyltransferase — protein sequence MPGLFYIDELPAGGELAVVDGDEGFHAATVRRIRVGEELILGDGAGSVGRCVVEETDRDGLRARVVERWQVPPARPPVTVVQALPKSDRSELAIELATEAGVDALVAWRAARCVARWDGARAAKGLRRWRAVARAAAQQSRRAHIPTVDGLLSTADLVARIGEAAASGGVALALHESAERPLTELNLGEATSVLLVVGPEGGIAPDELTAFVEAGAAAVRLGPTVLRTSTAAAVALGALGVLTPRWASPDNG from the coding sequence TTGCCCGGCCTGTTCTACATCGACGAATTGCCCGCCGGCGGTGAGCTGGCCGTGGTCGACGGCGACGAGGGTTTCCACGCCGCCACCGTGCGCCGCATCCGGGTGGGCGAAGAACTGATCCTCGGTGACGGCGCCGGCAGCGTCGGCCGCTGCGTGGTCGAGGAGACCGACCGCGACGGGCTGCGCGCCCGCGTGGTCGAGCGCTGGCAGGTGCCGCCCGCCCGGCCGCCGGTGACCGTTGTTCAGGCGCTACCCAAATCAGACCGCTCGGAGTTGGCGATCGAGTTGGCCACCGAGGCCGGCGTCGACGCGCTGGTGGCGTGGCGGGCGGCGCGGTGCGTGGCCCGCTGGGACGGCGCCCGGGCCGCCAAAGGGCTACGGCGTTGGCGGGCGGTGGCCCGCGCCGCCGCGCAGCAGTCGCGGCGCGCCCACATTCCGACCGTCGACGGGCTGCTGAGCACCGCCGACCTGGTTGCGCGGATCGGCGAGGCGGCGGCGTCGGGTGGCGTAGCACTGGCGCTGCACGAGTCGGCCGAGCGCCCGCTGACCGAGCTGAACCTGGGGGAGGCGACGTCGGTGCTGCTGGTCGTCGGCCCCGAGGGTGGCATCGCTCCCGACGAGCTCACGGCCTTCGTCGAGGCCGGCGCCGCGGCCGTGCGGCTCGGCCCGACCGTGCTGCGTACCTCGACCGCGGCGGCCGTTGCGCTGGGTGCGCTGGGCGTGCTGACACCGCGCTGGGCGAGCCCCGACAACGGTTGA
- a CDS encoding hemolysin family protein yields the protein MNNSASLLGAILLISLGSVFAAIDAAISTVSMARVQEMVRDERPGAVRLAKVMTDRPRYINLVVLLRIVCEISATVLLAQFFYRQVSRDWGLFYAAVVMVVTSFVVIGVGPRTLGRQNAYSISLVSALPLQAISVLLTPISRVLVVLGNMLTPGRGFRNGPFASEIELREVVDLAQQRGVVAADERRMIQSVFELGDTPAREVMVPRTEMIWIESDKSAAEATSVAVRSGHSRIPVIGENVDDIVGVVYLKDCVQQAYYSSANGRDTAVADVMRPAVFVPDSKPLDELLREMQRDRNHMTLLVDEYGAIAGLVTIEDVLEEIVGEIADEYDAAEVAPVEDLGDNRFRVSARLPIEDVGELYDVEFEEDLDVDTVGGLLALELGRVPLPGSEVESHGLLLHAEGGPDHRGRVRIGTVLVSRVETIGAGRD from the coding sequence TTGAACAACTCCGCTTCGCTGCTCGGCGCGATCCTGCTGATCTCCCTGGGTAGCGTGTTCGCGGCCATCGACGCGGCGATCAGCACGGTGTCGATGGCGCGGGTGCAGGAGATGGTTCGCGACGAGCGGCCCGGCGCGGTGCGGCTGGCCAAGGTGATGACCGACCGGCCCCGTTACATCAACCTCGTCGTGCTGCTGCGCATCGTCTGCGAGATCAGCGCGACGGTGCTGCTGGCGCAGTTCTTCTACCGGCAGGTGAGCCGCGACTGGGGATTGTTCTACGCCGCGGTGGTCATGGTGGTGACCAGTTTCGTGGTCATCGGTGTCGGTCCGCGCACCCTCGGTCGCCAGAACGCCTATTCGATCTCGCTGGTGTCGGCGCTTCCGCTGCAAGCGATTTCGGTGCTGCTGACGCCGATCAGCCGCGTGCTGGTGGTGCTCGGAAACATGCTGACACCCGGCCGCGGCTTCCGCAACGGCCCATTCGCCTCCGAGATCGAGTTGCGTGAGGTCGTGGATTTGGCGCAGCAACGCGGCGTGGTCGCCGCCGACGAGCGGCGGATGATCCAGTCGGTGTTCGAGCTCGGCGATACGCCGGCCCGCGAGGTGATGGTGCCGCGCACCGAGATGATCTGGATCGAGAGCGACAAATCCGCCGCCGAGGCGACGTCAGTGGCGGTGCGCAGCGGGCACTCCCGCATCCCGGTCATCGGGGAGAACGTCGACGACATAGTCGGCGTCGTGTACCTGAAAGACTGTGTGCAACAGGCGTATTACTCGTCGGCGAACGGCCGCGACACCGCCGTCGCCGACGTGATGCGACCGGCGGTGTTCGTCCCGGACTCCAAGCCGCTGGATGAGTTACTGCGCGAAATGCAGCGCGATCGCAACCACATGACGCTGCTCGTCGACGAATACGGCGCGATCGCCGGCCTGGTGACCATCGAGGACGTGCTGGAGGAGATCGTCGGCGAGATCGCCGACGAGTACGACGCCGCCGAAGTTGCACCAGTGGAAGACTTGGGCGACAACCGATTCCGGGTATCGGCCCGGCTGCCGATCGAAGACGTCGGCGAACTGTACGACGTGGAATTCGAGGAGGATCTCGACGTGGATACGGTCGGCGGACTGCTGGCTCTGGAACTGGGCCGGGTTCCGCTGCCCGGCTCCGAGGTCGAGTCGCACGGTCTGCTGCTGCACGCGGAGGGCGGACCCGACCACCGTGGCCGGGTCCGGATCGGCACTGTCCTGGTGAGCCGGGTCGAGACCATCGGGGCCGGGCGTGACTGA
- the ybeY gene encoding rRNA maturation RNase YbeY: MTIEVANESGFDVSESELISVAKFVITQMEVNPAAELSMVLLDTAAMADLHMRWMDLPGPTDVMSFPMDELEPGGRPDAPEPGPAMLGDIVLCPEFAAEQAAAAGHSLGHELALLTIHGVLHLLGYDHAEPDEEKEMFGLQRRLLEEWVADQVQVYRQQRQQDRDERLLDKSRYFDN, from the coding sequence ATGACAATCGAGGTTGCCAACGAATCCGGATTCGACGTGTCCGAATCCGAATTGATCAGCGTCGCAAAGTTTGTCATCACGCAGATGGAGGTCAACCCGGCCGCCGAGTTGTCCATGGTGCTGCTGGACACCGCGGCGATGGCCGACCTGCACATGCGCTGGATGGACCTGCCGGGGCCGACGGACGTGATGAGCTTCCCGATGGACGAGCTCGAACCCGGCGGGCGCCCGGACGCGCCGGAGCCCGGCCCGGCCATGCTCGGCGACATCGTGCTGTGCCCGGAGTTCGCCGCCGAGCAGGCAGCCGCCGCCGGGCATTCGCTCGGACATGAGTTGGCGCTGTTGACGATTCACGGCGTGCTGCACTTACTCGGTTACGACCACGCCGAGCCGGACGAGGAAAAAGAGATGTTCGGGCTGCAGCGTCGCCTACTCGAGGAATGGGTCGCCGACCAGGTGCAGGTCTACCGCCAGCAGCGGCAGCAGGATCGCGATGAGCGATTGCTCGACAAATCAAGGTATTTCGACAATTGA
- a CDS encoding alpha/beta hydrolase yields the protein MPHLTTTPTSFGSAGQRCAAWLTLPSGPGPHPATVLAHGFGANHTMALGRYEQHFAAAGIATLSFDYRNLGESDGLPRQRLSLRRHRRDIVAAIDFARTLPNVDRDRVALWGTSLGAMHVLRVAATRTDLAAVVVQCPIVSGPATLRRLGPAAMVRLTPAILDDAIRAGLRRGRRYVPIVGPPGSLAAVTVAGAQDGWNSTVDPGGSFDNRVAAANAVGIAVTSAKRSAHAIAAPLLVCVSQRETLMDPRHAEDVARSAPRGEARHYDGDHFEVYHPPLLDQLLTDQTAFLRRHLDVDHA from the coding sequence ATGCCACATCTCACGACAACCCCGACCTCGTTCGGTTCAGCCGGCCAGCGATGCGCGGCCTGGCTGACGCTGCCAAGCGGTCCGGGACCACACCCCGCCACCGTGCTCGCCCACGGCTTCGGCGCCAACCACACCATGGCACTCGGCCGCTACGAGCAGCACTTCGCCGCGGCCGGGATCGCGACGCTCAGCTTCGACTACCGCAATCTCGGCGAATCGGATGGCCTCCCCCGTCAGCGGCTCAGCCTGCGCCGCCACCGCAGGGACATCGTCGCGGCGATCGACTTCGCACGGACGCTGCCGAACGTCGACCGCGACCGGGTGGCGCTTTGGGGAACCAGCCTGGGCGCAATGCACGTGCTGCGGGTGGCGGCAACCCGGACGGACCTCGCGGCGGTGGTCGTGCAATGCCCGATCGTGTCGGGCCCCGCCACCCTCCGCCGACTCGGCCCGGCCGCGATGGTCAGGCTGACGCCGGCGATCCTCGACGACGCCATCCGCGCCGGACTGCGGCGCGGACGCCGCTATGTGCCGATCGTCGGACCTCCGGGAAGCCTCGCCGCCGTGACGGTGGCCGGCGCGCAGGACGGCTGGAACTCGACGGTCGACCCGGGTGGCAGCTTCGACAACCGCGTTGCCGCGGCCAACGCCGTGGGCATCGCCGTCACGAGCGCCAAACGCTCGGCGCACGCGATCGCCGCACCGCTGCTGGTGTGCGTGTCGCAGCGGGAAACACTGATGGACCCCCGGCACGCCGAGGACGTCGCGCGCAGCGCGCCGCGCGGCGAGGCACGCCACTACGACGGCGACCATTTCGAGGTGTACCACCCGCCGCTGCTCGATCAGTTGTTGACCGACCAGACCGCATTCCTGCGTAGGCATCTCGATGTCGACCACGCGTGA